The proteins below are encoded in one region of Apium graveolens cultivar Ventura chromosome 4, ASM990537v1, whole genome shotgun sequence:
- the LOC141721207 gene encoding F-box protein CPR1-like gives MSDISKLPPELIDGGIFSRLPVKSLLRFRCVSKHYCSLIDSPKFIKSQLLKYNLNPKSIITWNTLEISSVELDSLDNPILLHHPFEIYHKPNPSDTPFAERANLLGSCNGLICLLRADLVNDPSCAKIVFWNPSTRKYYKLPSCEIDLAVHLSNIIEYEVYGFGYDDVNDDYKLLRITQFYNEVRNKVRIYSLKSDSWRRLDYCPFRFATADLAAGPRGVFIEGSLHYLVNKKLSCGIARIYAFHVGTEEYHVVPHPPFSDMSFLGTMDKLGGKLCLICSYDKSHMDVWVMDNYGVKESWTKLFSVAQYVDARNFECPTPITFSKDGKQVLLQQIIGGNLLWYDLRLKKVKFTCLPDVLMFCKAFVFEESLVKLPHAANVYSKQGWRKNKRDDFLSKGFKLVL, from the exons ATGTCAGACATTTCGAAGCTACCGCCGGAGCTAATCGACGGCGGGATCTTCTCACGATTACCGGTGAAGTCTCTACTCCGTTTCAGGTGTGTGTCCAAACACTATTGTTCCCTAATTGATTCcccaaaatttataaaatctcaaCTGCTAAAATACAATTTAAACCCTAAAAGTATAATAACTTGGAATACTCTTGAAATAAGCTCTGTAGAATTAGACTCACTTGATAATCCCATTTTACTACACCATCCTTTCGAAATTTACCATAAGCCCAATCCCTCAGATACTCCGTTTGCAGAGCGTGCCAATCTTTTGGGTTCGTGTAACGGGTTGATTTGTTTGTTGAGAGCTGATTTAGTTAATGACCCGTCTTGCGCTAAAATTGTTTTCTGGAATCCATCAACTCGAAAATATTATAAACTACCCAGTTGCGAGATTGACCTTGCTGTGCATCTTAGTAATATAATTGAATATGAGGTTTATGGTTTTGGATATGATGATGTGAATGATGATTATAAGCTGCTTCGTATAACTCAGTTTTATAATGAGGTTAGAAATAAGGTTAGGATTTATAGTTTGAAATCTGATTCGTGGCGGAGACTTGATTATTGTCCTTTTCGTTTTGCTACTGCTGACCTCGCGGCTGGTCCCCGTGGGGTTTTTATTGAAGGTTCCTTGCATTATTTAGTGAATAAGAAATTAAGTTGCGGGATTGCGAGAATTTATGCGTTTCATGTTGGGACTGAGGAGTATCATGTGGTTCCGCATCCTCCATTTTCTGACATGAGTTTTTTGGGGACTATGGATAAGTTAGGAGGGAAACTTTGTCTGATATGCAGTTATGACAAGAGTCATATGGATGTTTGGGTTATGGATAATTACGGTGTCAAGGAATCATGGACTAAGTTGTTTTCTGTTGCACAATATGTTGATGCTAGAAATTTTGAGTGTCCGACACCAATTACGTTCTCAAAGGATGGAAAACAAGTGCTTTTGCAACAAATCATTGGTGGGAACCTTCTTTGGTATGACCTTCGACTCAAAAAAGTCAAATTCACATGTCTTCCTGATGTTTTAATGTTTTGCAAGGCTTTTGTGTTTGAGGAATCTCTGGTCAAGCTTCCTCATGCTGCTAATGTATATTCAAAACAAGGATGGAGGAAAAACAAGAG AGACGATTTTCTATCAAAGGGATTCAAACTGGTGCTTTAA